One genomic segment of Hymenobacter psoromatis includes these proteins:
- a CDS encoding glycoside hydrolase 5 family protein — MKTILSRSLLLAALALGCTQAFAQPAGFVRRQGTGFTLDGKPYRYIGANYWYGGLLATQGEAGKARLVKELDFLKKQGVTNLRVMVGAEGLSHGYQYRVLQPLQTEPGKFDENIARGLDYLLAELDKRQMKAVLHFTNTWEWSGGLSQYLEWNGYPNQPLPKDPDFNWNKFQQYIAQFYTCEPCKQQVAGYIRYVLGRTNTLTKKPYVQDPAIMAWEIINEPRPMTAAATPAFETWMQQTASLVKSLDKNHLLTTGSEGDIATDNNMAVYERVHADPNIDYLTIHIWPKNWGWFRDTATAKGMPAVIARATAYVDKHAAEAQKLGKPLVIEEFGLPRDGQVFTLAASTTLRDEYYNALFGMMKQHPIIAGYNFWAFGGSARPVPGQVFWKAGDAYMGDPGGEEQGLNSVFDVDKSTWAVIGKYLKTIK; from the coding sequence ATGAAAACCATTCTGTCGCGCTCGCTGCTATTGGCCGCGCTGGCCTTGGGGTGCACCCAGGCTTTTGCCCAGCCTGCCGGCTTCGTGCGGCGGCAGGGTACTGGTTTCACGCTCGATGGCAAGCCCTACCGCTACATCGGGGCCAACTACTGGTACGGGGGCCTGCTGGCTACTCAGGGTGAGGCTGGCAAAGCCCGCCTCGTCAAGGAGCTAGATTTTTTGAAAAAGCAGGGCGTTACTAACCTGCGCGTAATGGTAGGAGCCGAGGGGCTGAGCCACGGCTATCAGTACCGCGTACTTCAGCCCCTGCAAACTGAGCCGGGTAAGTTTGACGAAAATATTGCTCGTGGCCTCGACTACCTACTGGCCGAACTGGACAAGCGCCAGATGAAGGCCGTGCTGCACTTTACCAATACCTGGGAATGGAGTGGCGGCTTAAGCCAGTACCTGGAATGGAATGGCTATCCCAACCAGCCCCTGCCTAAAGACCCGGATTTTAATTGGAATAAGTTTCAGCAGTATATCGCGCAGTTTTACACTTGCGAGCCCTGCAAACAGCAAGTTGCCGGCTACATCCGCTACGTGCTGGGCCGTACCAATACCCTGACCAAGAAGCCCTACGTGCAGGACCCGGCCATCATGGCCTGGGAAATTATCAATGAGCCCCGGCCAATGACGGCCGCCGCCACGCCAGCCTTTGAGACCTGGATGCAGCAAACCGCCTCCTTGGTTAAGTCATTGGATAAAAACCACTTGCTGACGACTGGTAGCGAGGGCGACATCGCCACCGATAATAACATGGCCGTGTACGAGCGCGTGCACGCCGACCCCAATATCGACTATCTCACCATCCACATCTGGCCCAAGAACTGGGGCTGGTTCCGCGACACGGCCACGGCTAAAGGAATGCCCGCCGTAATTGCCAGAGCCACGGCCTACGTGGACAAGCACGCGGCCGAGGCCCAGAAGCTGGGCAAGCCGCTGGTGATAGAGGAGTTTGGCCTGCCGCGCGACGGCCAGGTATTCACCCTTGCCGCCAGCACCACGTTGCGCGACGAGTACTACAACGCCTTATTTGGAATGATGAAGCAGCATCCGATTATTGCGGGCTACAACTTCTGGGCCTTCGGGGGCTCGGCTCGGCCCGTGCCGGGCCAGGTGTTCTGGAAGGCTGGCGATGCCTACATGGGCGACCCCGGCGGCGAAGAGCAGGGCTTGAATTCGGTATTCGACGTGGACAAATCTACCTGGGCCGTTATTGGCAAGTACCTTAAAACCATAAAATAA
- a CDS encoding RagB/SusD family nutrient uptake outer membrane protein — translation MHTFNKLLLGAGAALLLTATGCKKTLDEVPYDFYAPENVYKSADDAEAAIAGVYSDFNSYDWFTKPYWEFLSEDDDHIAGASFALTGIGSGNYLGDYKTPIMFTGPYAVIARANTVLERVPAITMDKTQQNRILGEAHFLRAFSYFTLVKLFGPVPLRTASVTSITDTNIPRSSVSDVYKQIIDDLQQGETLMPYQGDPGSGALGHVNKGAAQGLLAKVYATIGSASLKGAQMTVQGGKDNGFYTYNKDVVAGYEGFDSKQYYQLAKDEAGKLITSGKYSLFPNYMDLWKKSNDNLVEHMFMEQTLAGNTIHSNFVNNYFTSGDLGGRGYLWMDTNFYQQFSPLDDRITKDVTHFWFEDYGNGPFYYFYPRTDSLKYYIVSVNTKTGAKPAKGDTTFARYQNKAQILKYYVPGKPIAPNNSDGNFGATNYPLLRYADVLLVYAEAENELNGNTPDARKYYLQVRVRSNQTATAAQDPLLDPSNLNQLQMRSAIFAERGQELAFESDRRYDLQRWGVYLQTMNQIGLSKQNVLKSRDQRTLLVPLPVAEVLANPSVTQNAGW, via the coding sequence ATGCATACCTTTAATAAACTACTGCTGGGCGCAGGTGCGGCGCTGCTGCTAACCGCTACCGGCTGCAAAAAGACGCTCGACGAGGTACCTTACGACTTCTACGCCCCCGAAAACGTGTATAAGTCGGCTGATGACGCCGAGGCGGCCATCGCGGGCGTATACTCCGACTTCAACTCCTACGACTGGTTTACCAAGCCGTACTGGGAATTCCTATCGGAAGACGACGACCATATTGCCGGGGCCAGCTTCGCGCTCACCGGCATTGGATCGGGCAACTACCTCGGCGATTATAAAACGCCCATCATGTTTACCGGGCCCTACGCCGTGATTGCTCGCGCCAACACGGTGCTGGAGCGCGTGCCGGCCATCACGATGGATAAAACGCAGCAGAACCGTATTCTGGGCGAAGCCCACTTCTTGCGCGCGTTCAGCTACTTTACCCTAGTCAAGCTCTTCGGGCCAGTGCCGCTGCGCACGGCCTCGGTTACGTCCATCACCGACACCAATATTCCACGCTCGTCGGTGTCCGACGTGTATAAGCAGATTATCGACGACCTGCAACAAGGCGAAACCCTGATGCCCTACCAGGGCGACCCCGGCTCGGGTGCGCTGGGCCACGTCAACAAAGGCGCGGCGCAGGGTCTGCTGGCCAAGGTCTATGCTACCATCGGCTCGGCCTCGCTGAAAGGCGCGCAGATGACGGTCCAGGGCGGTAAAGACAACGGTTTCTACACCTACAATAAGGACGTGGTAGCCGGCTACGAAGGCTTCGACAGCAAGCAGTACTACCAACTGGCTAAGGATGAGGCTGGTAAGCTCATCACCAGCGGTAAGTACTCGCTGTTTCCGAACTACATGGACCTGTGGAAAAAGTCGAACGATAATTTGGTGGAGCACATGTTCATGGAGCAGACGTTGGCCGGCAATACCATCCACTCCAACTTCGTGAACAACTACTTCACCTCGGGCGACCTAGGGGGTAGGGGCTACCTCTGGATGGATACCAACTTCTACCAGCAGTTCAGCCCCCTCGACGACCGGATAACCAAGGATGTGACGCACTTCTGGTTCGAGGACTACGGCAATGGTCCCTTCTACTATTTCTACCCCCGCACCGATTCGCTGAAGTACTACATCGTATCCGTCAATACCAAGACGGGAGCTAAGCCGGCCAAGGGCGATACCACCTTCGCACGCTACCAGAACAAGGCGCAGATTCTCAAGTACTACGTCCCCGGCAAGCCTATTGCTCCCAACAACAGCGACGGCAACTTTGGAGCCACCAACTACCCACTGCTGCGCTACGCCGACGTGCTACTCGTGTATGCGGAGGCCGAAAACGAGCTGAACGGGAATACTCCCGATGCCCGCAAATATTATCTGCAAGTACGCGTTCGCTCGAACCAAACCGCGACCGCGGCCCAGGACCCGCTGCTTGACCCTTCAAATCTCAACCAGTTGCAAATGCGCAGCGCCATCTTCGCTGAGCGGGGCCAAGAGCTGGCCTTTGAGTCGGACCGCCGCTACGACCTCCAGCGCTGGGGCGTGTACTTGCAGACGATGAACCAGATTGGCTTGTCCAAGCAGAATGTGCTCAAGAGCCGCGACCAGCGTACCCTACTCGTGCCGCTGCCCGTGGCCGAAGTATTAGCCAACCCCTCGGTGACCCAGAACGCCGGCTGGTAA
- a CDS encoding family 43 glycosylhydrolase, which yields MNSRLFLPPRWLVALLLLAGLALPRLGWAQNPLLPGYFADPSIKKFGDKYYLYVTTDGYQPYGNLGLTFVWTSTNLSDWQPEVMEGLPYKSVWAPAVVQGKNNKYYLFCQSSVDYTGYVYVGDTPTGPFKKVNQLEGFDLEPFTDPVSGKIFVVSASQEIFEMDNDPASPTYLTKITNRISVKGRFDFTEGPYLFYRKGLYYLMWAGGRCWQKSYNVRYATAKSLAGPFVDAPAPLLQNDEAHGVFGPGHNSMLEVDGRTFILYHRQDAERAPTCGFRFTCASEVAFNSDGSLKFVRYVDDLGATLGHKSPYVNLALNKPVFANTEETTHRAPQAVDGRNDTRWSTGPNEKGTLTIDLLREQAVKRVEMDFEYPDKLLTFKVEYSLDNLSWTTLADHSKEAIMAYQARTVDQDFRARYVRLSVLNSEDRNASVWELRVLGPNAGR from the coding sequence ATGAATAGTCGCCTTTTCCTACCCCCCCGCTGGCTGGTCGCCCTCCTGCTGCTGGCTGGGCTGGCATTGCCCCGGCTGGGGTGGGCCCAAAACCCGCTGCTGCCGGGGTATTTCGCCGACCCCAGCATCAAGAAGTTTGGCGATAAATACTACCTGTACGTGACCACCGACGGCTACCAACCTTATGGTAACCTGGGGCTTACGTTCGTCTGGACGTCGACCAACCTCAGCGATTGGCAGCCGGAGGTGATGGAGGGCCTACCCTACAAATCGGTGTGGGCGCCGGCCGTGGTGCAGGGCAAAAACAACAAGTACTACCTCTTCTGCCAAAGCTCGGTGGACTACACCGGCTACGTGTACGTGGGCGACACGCCGACGGGGCCTTTCAAGAAGGTGAATCAATTGGAGGGTTTTGATTTAGAGCCGTTTACCGACCCCGTATCGGGTAAGATATTCGTGGTGTCGGCCTCGCAGGAAATCTTCGAGATGGACAACGACCCGGCTTCCCCCACCTACCTGACCAAAATTACCAACCGCATCTCGGTAAAGGGCCGCTTCGACTTCACCGAAGGGCCCTATCTGTTTTACCGCAAGGGCCTGTACTACCTCATGTGGGCGGGCGGCCGCTGCTGGCAGAAAAGCTACAACGTGCGCTACGCCACGGCAAAATCGCTGGCCGGGCCCTTTGTAGATGCGCCCGCGCCGCTGCTCCAGAACGACGAAGCGCACGGCGTGTTCGGACCGGGCCACAACTCGATGCTGGAAGTGGATGGGCGCACGTTTATCCTCTACCACCGGCAGGATGCGGAGCGCGCGCCCACCTGCGGCTTCCGCTTCACCTGCGCCAGCGAAGTGGCCTTTAACTCTGATGGCAGCCTGAAATTCGTGCGCTACGTGGATGACCTGGGGGCCACCCTGGGCCACAAAAGCCCCTACGTGAACCTGGCCCTGAACAAGCCGGTATTTGCCAACACCGAGGAGACGACCCACCGCGCCCCGCAGGCCGTAGACGGCCGCAACGATACGCGCTGGAGTACCGGCCCCAACGAGAAGGGCACGCTCACGATTGATTTGCTCCGCGAGCAAGCCGTGAAGCGGGTGGAAATGGACTTCGAATATCCCGATAAGCTGCTGACTTTCAAGGTAGAATATTCTTTGGATAACCTGAGTTGGACTACCTTGGCCGACCATTCTAAAGAGGCCATCATGGCCTACCAGGCGCGGACTGTGGACCAGGATTTCCGGGCCCGCTACGTGCGCCTGAGCGTGCTGAACTCCGAAGACCGCAACGCCTCAGTATGGGAGCTGCGGGTACTCGGCCCGAATGCCGGCCGTTAG
- a CDS encoding glycoside hydrolase family 26 protein, producing MNFRKLTLGLALAATTLAGRAHAQAAPSSDPAATPETKLLLANLHRLVSKGTMFGHQDALAYGISQGQMWKGDANRADVKTVSGSYPAVFGWELGHIELDSARNLDGVPFDRMRGYIKQGYEQGAVITISWHLNNPHDGKTAWDTTRTVPYILPGGADHAKYVSYLDRVATFLGSLKGSKGEAIPVIFRPFHEHTGSWFWWGKKECTPEEFKTLWQFSVNYLRKDKKLHNLIIAYSAADFKDEADYLERYPGDAYVDVMGFDDYCNNVPKFRQEMERKLAALLTISQAHHKLPALTEFGYESLPDPTWWTGTMLPLLEKYPVSYALTWRNGDPKHYFAPFPGQPSAANFKQFTQNGKILLEKQIAPLHLYTKTL from the coding sequence ATGAATTTTCGTAAGCTCACGCTGGGCCTGGCGCTGGCCGCCACCACGCTGGCCGGCCGCGCGCATGCCCAGGCTGCCCCCTCCTCCGACCCCGCCGCCACCCCCGAAACCAAGCTGTTGCTGGCTAACCTCCACCGCTTGGTAAGCAAGGGCACTATGTTTGGGCACCAGGATGCGCTGGCCTACGGCATCAGCCAGGGCCAGATGTGGAAGGGCGATGCCAACCGCGCCGACGTGAAAACCGTGAGCGGCTCCTACCCCGCCGTTTTTGGCTGGGAGCTGGGGCACATCGAGCTGGACAGCGCCCGTAATCTCGACGGCGTGCCGTTTGACCGCATGAGGGGCTACATCAAGCAGGGCTACGAGCAGGGCGCGGTTATCACCATTAGCTGGCACCTTAACAACCCGCACGATGGCAAAACGGCCTGGGATACCACGCGCACCGTCCCCTACATCCTGCCCGGCGGTGCGGACCATGCCAAGTACGTGAGCTACCTCGACCGCGTGGCGACTTTCCTGGGCAGCCTGAAGGGCAGCAAAGGCGAGGCCATTCCGGTGATTTTCCGGCCGTTTCACGAGCATACGGGCTCCTGGTTCTGGTGGGGTAAGAAGGAGTGCACCCCGGAGGAGTTCAAGACCCTCTGGCAGTTCAGTGTCAACTACTTACGCAAGGATAAGAAGCTGCACAATCTGATTATCGCCTACTCGGCGGCCGATTTCAAAGACGAGGCCGACTACCTGGAGCGCTACCCCGGCGATGCCTATGTGGACGTGATGGGCTTTGATGATTATTGCAACAACGTACCCAAGTTCCGGCAGGAAATGGAGCGCAAGCTGGCCGCGCTGCTCACCATCAGCCAAGCTCATCACAAGCTGCCCGCCCTCACCGAGTTTGGCTACGAAAGCCTGCCCGACCCCACCTGGTGGACCGGCACCATGCTACCCCTGCTGGAGAAGTACCCGGTTTCCTACGCCCTCACCTGGCGCAATGGCGACCCGAAGCACTACTTCGCGCCTTTTCCGGGCCAGCCCAGCGCCGCCAATTTCAAGCAATTTACCCAGAATGGTAAAATTCTGCTGGAGAAGCAGATAGCGCCACTGCATCTGTACACCAAGACGTTATAA
- a CDS encoding AGE family epimerase/isomerase: MMLQAAEFQTELDNILTYWRTYAPDKVEGGFFGKIDNENRPTTIAPKGAVLHARILWTFAAACNHQPSVENLAVARRAYEYIIAHFLDAEHGGVYWSVDYQGQPLDTKKQIYALAFTIYGLSEYHRASGDAVALAHAQALFRTIEAHSFDPAEGGYLEAFARDWQPLGDLRLSAKDANEKKTMNTHLHILEAYANLYREWPDEHLRQQIDSLLLDFTDHIIDQETGHLTLFLDEHWQPRPDAVSYGHDVEAAWLLLEAAEVLHEPDLVAHFQQTAVQLAHAAAEGVGPDGGLTYELHPGGHLDADRHWWVQAEAMVGFYNAYQVSGDMHFRALAEGAWRFTQQHILDKENGEWFWGVHADGSLMTGEDKAGFWKCPYHNGRACLEMLRRLNTPHP; this comes from the coding sequence ATGATGTTACAAGCTGCTGAATTTCAGACGGAACTAGATAATATTCTCACTTATTGGCGCACCTATGCGCCGGACAAAGTCGAGGGCGGCTTTTTTGGGAAAATTGACAACGAAAATCGTCCTACCACCATCGCGCCGAAGGGGGCGGTGCTACACGCCCGCATTCTGTGGACGTTTGCGGCGGCCTGCAACCACCAGCCTAGCGTCGAAAACCTGGCCGTGGCCCGGCGCGCCTACGAGTATATAATCGCGCATTTTCTGGATGCGGAGCACGGCGGCGTGTACTGGTCCGTGGATTACCAGGGCCAGCCACTCGATACCAAGAAGCAGATTTACGCGCTGGCTTTTACCATTTATGGTCTGAGTGAATACCACCGCGCCAGCGGCGATGCGGTAGCTTTGGCACACGCGCAGGCGCTGTTCCGCACCATCGAAGCGCATAGCTTCGACCCCGCGGAAGGTGGCTACCTCGAAGCTTTTGCCCGCGACTGGCAGCCGCTCGGCGACCTGCGCCTGAGCGCCAAGGACGCCAACGAGAAGAAGACTATGAATACGCACCTGCATATTTTGGAGGCGTATGCTAACCTCTACCGCGAGTGGCCCGACGAGCACTTGCGCCAGCAGATAGATTCCCTTTTGCTGGACTTCACGGACCATATTATTGACCAGGAAACCGGCCACCTCACCTTGTTTTTGGATGAGCACTGGCAGCCCCGGCCCGATGCTGTTTCCTACGGCCACGACGTAGAGGCGGCTTGGCTGCTGCTGGAGGCCGCTGAAGTGCTGCACGAACCCGACCTCGTTGCCCATTTTCAGCAAACGGCCGTGCAACTGGCCCACGCCGCCGCCGAGGGGGTAGGGCCCGATGGGGGCCTGACCTACGAGCTGCACCCCGGCGGCCACCTCGATGCCGACCGCCACTGGTGGGTGCAGGCCGAGGCCATGGTGGGCTTCTACAACGCCTATCAGGTGAGCGGCGACATGCACTTTCGAGCCTTGGCCGAGGGCGCGTGGCGCTTTACGCAGCAGCACATTCTGGATAAAGAAAACGGCGAGTGGTTCTGGGGCGTGCACGCCGACGGCTCGCTGATGACCGGCGAGGACAAGGCCGGCTTTTGGAAATGCCCTTACCACAACGGCCGCGCCTGCCTCGAAATGCTGCGCCGGCTGAACACCCCGCACCCGTAA
- a CDS encoding sodium:solute symporter family protein, which translates to MKLHLIDLLIIATYLLATVGIGLYYRKKSSQDKDSYMLGGRTLPWYKLGLSDASDMFDISGTMWMVSLCFVYGMKSIWIPWLWPVFNQVFLMMYLSRWLRRSGASTGAEWLATRFGQKGPGVWASHQVVIAFALLSCLGFLAYGFVGLGKFIEIFIPWNLVSGYIPFHVAPQYVPHVYGIVFTLFAMFYSIIGGMHSIVLGDIIKYCIMTVACIAIAIIAYINLQGHELAVPQGWFNPFFGWRLGLDWSKLIPEVNSKISSDGYSLFGIFFMMMAFKGIFASLAGPAPNYDMQKILSTRSPEEASKMSGFVSIILLPIRYALIIGLTILGLLYYHQMDLRTATGSIDFERILPATINNFLPAGLAGLVLTGLLGAFMGTFSGTVNAAQAYVVNDIYLKYVNPQASTSRIMSMNYVVGVLVVATGVVLGFLAKDVNTVLQFIVSALYGGYIASNVLKWHWWRFNATGFFVGMTTGIVAAGFFGFFIESGNLLYWFPLLFGISLAGSIIGTYLSPPTEAAVLHNFYKTVRPWGFWGPVLAEVQALDPTFQPNRNFKRNAFNIVLGIIAQLCLTILPMYLLLSQHVPLAVVIVILIIVGTILKKTWWNRLSDD; encoded by the coding sequence ATGAAGCTTCATCTTATCGACCTGCTCATCATCGCTACCTACTTGCTAGCGACGGTGGGTATCGGCCTTTACTACCGCAAAAAATCGAGCCAAGACAAGGATAGCTATATGCTGGGCGGCCGCACGCTGCCTTGGTACAAGCTGGGCCTGAGCGATGCCTCGGACATGTTCGACATCAGCGGTACGATGTGGATGGTGAGCCTGTGCTTCGTGTACGGCATGAAAAGCATCTGGATTCCCTGGCTCTGGCCGGTGTTCAACCAGGTGTTTCTGATGATGTACCTCTCGCGCTGGCTGCGGCGCTCGGGGGCCAGCACCGGGGCCGAGTGGCTGGCCACGCGCTTCGGGCAGAAGGGGCCGGGCGTGTGGGCCTCGCATCAGGTCGTCATCGCGTTTGCCCTGCTGAGCTGCCTGGGTTTCCTGGCCTACGGCTTCGTGGGGCTGGGTAAGTTCATTGAGATATTTATTCCCTGGAACCTCGTAAGCGGCTACATTCCCTTCCACGTGGCCCCACAATACGTGCCGCACGTGTACGGCATCGTATTCACGCTCTTCGCCATGTTCTACTCCATCATTGGCGGCATGCACAGCATTGTGCTGGGTGATATTATCAAATACTGCATCATGACGGTGGCTTGCATCGCCATTGCCATCATTGCCTACATCAACCTGCAAGGCCACGAGTTGGCGGTACCGCAGGGCTGGTTCAATCCATTCTTTGGTTGGCGGCTGGGGCTCGACTGGTCGAAACTCATCCCCGAAGTCAACAGTAAAATCTCCAGTGACGGGTACTCGCTATTCGGTATTTTCTTCATGATGATGGCCTTCAAGGGCATTTTCGCCTCGCTGGCCGGCCCCGCGCCGAACTACGATATGCAGAAAATCCTGAGCACCCGCTCGCCCGAGGAAGCCAGCAAGATGAGCGGCTTCGTCTCGATTATTCTGCTACCCATCCGCTACGCCCTCATCATCGGCCTCACCATTCTGGGCCTGCTCTACTACCACCAGATGGACCTGCGCACCGCCACCGGGTCCATTGACTTCGAGCGCATTTTGCCCGCCACCATCAACAACTTTCTGCCGGCCGGGCTGGCCGGGCTGGTACTTACCGGCCTGCTGGGGGCATTTATGGGTACTTTCAGTGGCACCGTGAACGCGGCGCAGGCGTACGTGGTAAATGACATTTACCTCAAATACGTGAACCCGCAGGCCAGCACCAGCCGCATCATGTCCATGAACTACGTGGTGGGCGTATTGGTCGTGGCTACCGGGGTAGTGCTGGGTTTCTTGGCCAAGGACGTGAACACGGTGTTGCAGTTCATCGTGTCGGCGCTCTACGGCGGCTACATCGCTTCCAACGTGCTCAAGTGGCATTGGTGGCGCTTCAACGCCACGGGCTTTTTCGTGGGCATGACCACGGGCATTGTGGCGGCGGGTTTTTTCGGCTTTTTCATCGAGTCTGGCAATTTGCTCTACTGGTTTCCGCTGCTATTTGGCATCTCGCTGGCGGGTTCCATCATCGGCACCTACCTCTCGCCGCCCACCGAGGCGGCCGTGCTGCATAATTTCTACAAAACGGTGCGGCCCTGGGGCTTCTGGGGCCCGGTGCTGGCCGAAGTGCAGGCCCTGGACCCTACGTTTCAGCCCAACCGCAACTTCAAGCGCAACGCCTTCAACATCGTGCTGGGCATTATCGCGCAGCTCTGCCTCACCATCCTACCCATGTATTTGTTGCTGAGCCAGCACGTGCCGCTGGCGGTGGTAATAGTCATTCTAATTATCGTGGGCACCATCCTGAAAAAAACTTGGTGGAACCGCCTAAGCGACGACTAG
- a CDS encoding glycosidase, protein MSSVFNRRLHLLQTKHDQLLHLPNAKEEVGNGIFDRYVHPVLTAAHAPLTWKYDLNPATNPFLMERIGINATLNAGAIKWQGKYVLVARVEGNDRKSFFAVAESENGIDGFRFWDRPITLPETEDPDTNVYDMRLVRHEDGWIYGLFCTERRDPAASDADQSAALAKCGIARTKDLVAWERLPDLTTGSAQQRNVVLHPEFVNGQYAFYTRPQDGFIDAGKGGGIGFGLSESINPARVMQEVIVDKKQYHTISELKNGLGPTPIKTEKGWLHLAHGVRNTAAGLRYVLYLFMTDLHDLTKITHKPAGYFLAPEGKERVGDVSNVAFGNGWIADDDGRVFIYYASSDTRMHVATSTIEQLLDYAINTPEDGLRSALSVQAINALIDRNLTAPTPSVGERVASAVSSNGVTGNLN, encoded by the coding sequence ATGTCTTCCGTATTCAACCGCCGCCTGCACCTGTTGCAAACTAAGCACGACCAGCTGCTTCACCTGCCCAACGCGAAAGAAGAGGTCGGTAACGGCATTTTCGACCGCTACGTGCACCCGGTGCTCACGGCCGCCCACGCGCCGCTGACCTGGAAATATGACCTCAACCCGGCCACCAATCCCTTCCTGATGGAGCGTATCGGCATCAATGCCACGCTCAACGCGGGAGCCATCAAGTGGCAGGGTAAATACGTGCTGGTGGCCCGCGTGGAGGGTAACGACCGCAAGTCGTTCTTCGCCGTGGCCGAGAGCGAAAACGGTATCGACGGCTTCCGGTTCTGGGACCGCCCCATCACGCTGCCCGAAACCGAGGACCCCGATACCAACGTGTATGATATGCGCTTGGTGCGGCACGAAGACGGCTGGATTTATGGCCTCTTCTGCACCGAGCGCCGCGACCCCGCTGCCTCGGACGCCGACCAGTCGGCCGCGCTGGCCAAGTGCGGCATCGCCCGCACCAAGGACCTGGTGGCCTGGGAGCGCCTGCCTGACCTCACCACCGGCTCGGCCCAGCAGCGCAACGTGGTGCTACACCCCGAGTTCGTGAATGGCCAGTACGCCTTCTACACCCGCCCGCAGGACGGATTCATCGATGCCGGCAAGGGCGGCGGCATCGGCTTTGGCTTGTCGGAAAGCATCAATCCGGCGCGGGTCATGCAGGAGGTTATCGTGGATAAGAAGCAGTACCACACCATTTCGGAGCTGAAAAACGGCCTCGGCCCGACCCCGATTAAAACCGAAAAAGGCTGGCTACATTTGGCCCACGGCGTGCGTAACACCGCCGCCGGCCTGCGCTATGTGCTCTACTTATTCATGACCGACCTGCACGACCTTACCAAAATTACGCACAAGCCGGCCGGCTATTTTCTGGCTCCGGAAGGGAAAGAGCGGGTCGGTGACGTGTCGAACGTGGCCTTCGGCAACGGCTGGATTGCCGACGACGACGGCCGGGTATTCATCTACTACGCCTCGTCCGATACTCGCATGCACGTGGCTACCTCGACTATTGAGCAACTACTTGATTACGCCATAAATACGCCCGAAGATGGCCTGCGCTCGGCACTATCGGTGCAGGCAATTAACGCGCTGATTGACCGCAATCTAACCGCCCCTACCCCCTCGGTAGGGGAGCGCGTAGCGAGTGCCGTGAGCTCAAATGGGGTTACGGGAAATTTGAATTAA